Proteins found in one Populus alba chromosome 14, ASM523922v2, whole genome shotgun sequence genomic segment:
- the LOC118041356 gene encoding putative lipid-binding protein At4g00165, with translation MKEMAFKGSKAAAIFVLLNVILFTCVSSHNVPACPPKAPPAPKKPAKCPKDTLKFGVCGNWLGLVHEALGTPPSEECCTLIKGLADLEAALCLCTAIKANVLGVVKLKVPVAVSLLLSACGKKVPEGFKCA, from the coding sequence ATGAAAGAAATGGCCTTCAAGGGTTCTAAGGCAGCAGCTATTTTTGTTCTGCTCAATGTCATTTTGTTCACTTGTGTCTCATCTCATAACGTACCGGCCTGTCCTCCAAAAGCTCCCCCAGCCCCGAAGAAGCCAGCCAAATGCCCTAAAGATACCCTCAAATTTGGTGTTTGTGGCAACTGGTTAGGGCTGGTTCACGAGGCTCTTGGGACCCCTCCAAGCGAGGAATGCTGTACCCTTATCAAGGGTCTTGCTGATCTTGAAGCCGCATTGTGTTTATGCACAGCTATTAAGGCCAATGTCTTGGGAGTTGTCAAGCTCAAAGTTCCCGTTGCAGTTAGCTTGCTCCTAAGTGCTTGTGGAAAGAAAGTTCCTGAAGGCTTTAAATGCGCTTAG
- the LOC118041355 gene encoding SKA complex subunit 1 homolog, giving the protein MDVKQAGSSLDSLISSFNTRIAELQELVIARNMYPASSVTDLKAVDAALKAMELQVQAIKDRLREETLAIPKAKKLIEASLRQQKKLQSMSVHVPERTTFSNSEINNRSILPEASNQLPGFGPLKPEEPVATHKEKKGRSPPPLWYITAAELDSLSSYMRGRLTLDKVNAAINDMAAYADSNFQLITAPKKKLAENLWEKALELRDIAMTESIKGKHFFLETDIKGPSLKLDNTGKAILTVLRHLGRISETRIGHHRVIILSKPQT; this is encoded by the exons ATGGATGTGAAGCAAGCTGGTTCATCACTCGATTCACTGATTTCTTCATTCAATACTCGAATCGCTGAGTTACAAGAACTCGTTATTGCCCGAAACA TGTATCCAGCGAGCAGCGTCACCGATTTGAAGGCGGTGGACGCAGCATTGAAGGCGATGGAGCTGCAAGTGCAAGCTATCAAAGACCGCTTGCGTGAGGAGACCTTGGCGATCCCTAAAGCTAAA AAACTAATTGAAGCATCACTAAGGCAGCAGAAAAAATTGCAAAGTATGTCTGTACATGTGCCAGAAAGAACAACCTTCTCGaattctgaaattaataatagaaG CATTCTGCCAGAAGCATCTAATCAACTTCCTGGTTTTGGTCCATTGAAACCTGAGGAGCCTGTGGCAACACACAAG GAGAAAAAGGGTCGTAGCCCTCCACCATTGTGGTATATAACTGCTGCTGAGCTGGATTCCCTATCTTC ATACATGAGAGGAAGGCTCACCCTAGATAAGGTCAATGCAGCTATTAATGACATGGCAGCATATGCTGATTCAAATTTTCAGCTTATTACAGCCCCAAAGAAGAAG CTGGCAGAGAATCTCTGGGAAAAAGCATTG GAACTAAGGGATATTGCGATGACAGAATcaataaagggaaaacacttttttcttGAAACTGACATAAAAGGACCTAGCTTGAAGCTTGACAATACAGGAAAAGCGATTTTGACT GTTCTTCGCCACCTTGGTCGCATCAGTGAGACTCGAATTGGGCATCATCGTGTTATCATTCTTTCGAAGCCTCAAACTTGA